A genomic stretch from Lathyrus oleraceus cultivar Zhongwan6 chromosome 2, CAAS_Psat_ZW6_1.0, whole genome shotgun sequence includes:
- the LOC127118686 gene encoding glucose-6-phosphate isomerase 1, chloroplastic: protein MASISSIYSSSPTLNYQNNQNAFPNSIRRRSRSRLHLSFYQTRSKLTQTRSVAREVPTNLSAVQSTSHRLEKDPRALWRRYVDWLYQHKEIGLYLDVSRVGFTDEFVEEMEPRLQDALIAMEKLEKGAIANPDEGRMVGHYWLRDSNRAPNLFLKSQIDKTLDAICEFANDVVSGKIKPPSSPEGRFTQILSVGIGGSALGPQFVAEALAPDNPPLKIRFIDNTDPAGIDHQIAQLGPELASTLVIVISKSGGTPETRNGLLEVQKAFREAGLDFPKQGVAITQENSLLDNTARIEGWLARFPMFDWVGGRTSEMSAVGLLPAALQTIDIREMLLGASLMDEANRSTVIKNNPAALLALCWYWATDGVGSKDMVILPYKDSLLLFSRYLQQLVMESLGKEYDLDGNRVNQGLSVYGNKGSTDQHAYIQQLRDGVHNFFATFIEVLRDRPPGHDWELEPGVTCGDYLFGMLQGTRSALYSNDRESITVTVQEVTPRSVGALVALYERAVGIYASLVNINAYHQPGVEAGKKAAGEVLALQKRVLAVLNEASCKDPVEPLTIEEVAERCHAPEDIEVIYKIIAHMAANDRALIAEGNCGSPRSVKAFLGECNVDDLFA from the exons ATGGCTTCAATTTCAAGCATTTACTCTTCTTCCCCTACACTCAACTATCAAAATAACCAAAACGCATTCCCAAACTCAATACGACGTCGTTCACGTTCGCGTTTGCATCTCTCGTTTTACCAAACCCGATCTAAACTCACCCAAACCCGCTCCGTCGCACGCGAGGTTCCGACTAATCTCTCCGCTGTTCAATCAACAAGCCACCGTCTCGAGAAGGATCCCCGCGCGTTATGGCGGCGCTACGTTGACTGGCTCTACCAACACAAGGAAATCGGACTGTATCTCGATGTGAGCCGGGTCGGGTTTACCGATGAGTTTGTTGAGGAAATGGAGCCGCGTTTGCAGGACGCGCTTATAGCTATGGAGAAGCTTGAAAAGGGAGCGATTGCGAATCCGGATGAAGGTCGTATGGTTGGACATTATTGGCTTAGGGATTCGAATCGTGCTCCGAATTTGTTTCTGAAGTCGCAGATTGATAAGACGCTTGATGCTATTTGTGAATTTGCGAATGATGTCGTCTCTGGTAAG ATTAAGCCGCCTTCTTCGCCGGAGGGAAGGTTTACTCAGATACTTTCTGTTGGGATTGGAGGTTCTGCACTTGGACCACAGTTTGTTGCAGAGGCACTTGCTCCGGATAATCCTCCACTCAAG ATACGATTTATTGACAACACAGATCCTGCTGGCATTGATCATCAGATTGCACAACTGGGCCCCGAGCTAGCTTCGACACTTGTAATTGTGATTTCAAAG AGTGGAGGTACCCCTGAGACTAGAAATGGCTTATTAGAAGTACAGAAGGCCTTTCGTGAAGCGGGATTGGATTTCCCAAAACAG GGTGTTGCTATAACACAAGAAAATTCTTTGTTGGATAATACTGCCAGAATTGAGGGATGGTTAGCTAGATTTCCCATGTTTGACTGGGTGGGAGGTAGAACGTCAGAGATGTCAGCAGTCGGCCTGCTTCCAGCAGCTCTGCAG ACCATTGATATTAGAGAAATGCTTCTTGGTGCATCTCTTATGGATGAGGCAAATAGGAGTACTGTG ATAAAAAATAATCCTGCAGCTTTGCTGGCTTTATGCTGGTATTGGGCTACAGATGGTGTAGGATCCAAG GATATGGTTATCCTTCCGTATAAGGACAGCCTGTTATTATTTAGTAGATACTTGCAGCAACTAGTCATGGAATCTCTGGGCAAGGAATATGACTTGGATGGTAATCGG GTTAATCAAGGACTTAGTGTCTATGGAAATAAAGGAAGCACAGATCAACATGC CTATATTCAGCAACTGAGGGATGGGGTACACAATTTCTTTGCCACATTCATTGAGGTGCTACGTGATAGACCACCTGGTCATGATTGGGAGCTTGAACCGGGTGTTACCTGTGGTGACTACCTGTTTGGTATGCTACAG GGAACAAGGTCAGCTCTGTATTCTAATGACCGTGAATCCATCACAGTCACCGTGCAAGAAGTGACACCTAGATCAGTTGGTGCCCTTGTTGCACTGTATGAACGAGCAGTTGGGATATATGCCTCACTTGTCAACATAAATGCTTATCACCAGCCTG GTGTGGAAGCTGGTAAAAAAGCAGCAGGAGAAGTTTTAGCACTTCAGAAGCGGGTGTTGGCAGTGCTAAATGAGGCAAG CTGCAAGGACCCTGTTGAGCCATTGACAATTGAAGAAGTAGCTGAACGTTGCCATGCTCCAGAAGAT ATTGAAGTAATTTACAAGATTATTGCTCATATGGCTGCCAACGACAGAGCACTAATTGCTGAAGGTAACTGTGGTTCTCCAAGGAGCGTCAAAGCTTTTCTTGGGGAGTGTAATGTTGATGATTTGTTTGCATGA